A single genomic interval of Christensenellaceae bacterium 44-20 harbors:
- a CDS encoding nitroreductase family protein, protein MEFLELAKKRYSVRSFSKKPVEPEKLAAVLQVGRLAPTATNAQPQRILVLQGQEEMQKLAECTKFTFDAPMALVVCADKGQAWVRGHDGKNHAEIDACIVATHMMLAAAELGLGSTWVGVFQPERVAQEFGAPENFVITAILPMGYPAEDAKPSDRHEKRKPLEETVCYHSFS, encoded by the coding sequence ATGGAATTTTTAGAACTCGCAAAAAAGCGGTATTCCGTCCGCAGTTTTTCCAAAAAGCCGGTGGAGCCGGAGAAGCTGGCAGCGGTTTTGCAGGTAGGCCGGCTGGCGCCCACAGCGACCAACGCCCAGCCCCAGCGCATTTTGGTTCTGCAAGGCCAGGAGGAGATGCAAAAGCTGGCCGAGTGCACCAAGTTTACCTTCGATGCGCCCATGGCGCTGGTGGTCTGTGCGGATAAGGGGCAGGCCTGGGTGCGCGGGCATGACGGCAAGAATCACGCGGAAATCGACGCCTGCATCGTCGCCACGCATATGATGCTGGCCGCGGCAGAGCTTGGCCTTGGGAGCACGTGGGTGGGCGTATTTCAGCCGGAACGCGTCGCCCAGGAATTCGGCGCCCCGGAAAATTTTGTCATCACGGCAATTCTGCCCATGGGCTACCCGGCAGAGGATGCGAAGCCCAGCGACAGGCACGAAAAGAGAAAGCCGCTGGAAGAGACGGTCTGCTACCACTCGTTTTCCTAG
- the hisD gene encoding histidinol dehydrogenase has protein sequence MLKIFDASKGEEKALFAALESRAGSETQEIAQKVRRVIEDVRAQGDAALLRYCQQFDGVSLSSLCLSEQEIENCLAAVDPALFATMQKAAANIRAYHEKQLCTGYEVRENGRMLGRIVRPLERVGVYVPGGTAAYPSTVLMNCIPAAVAGVGEIVLVTPPKAEGISPAVVAAAKIAGVSRIFTVGGAQAVAALAYGTQSIPAVDKIVGPGNVFVAEAKRQVYGIVDIDMIAGPSEVLVLADETANPAYAAADLLSQLEHDALASAVLITTSRALAEQVSACIQEQMAALSRREIIAQSLKNYSGAVIVPSMEDGFAIANTIAPEHLEILTKDPYADLANVKNAGSIFLGQYAPEPLGDYFAGTNHVLPTNGTARFSSPLSVDAFLKKMSYLCYEKQALLEDAEDIMRFAQVEGLTAHAASVRIRKEQEQ, from the coding sequence ATGTTAAAAATATTTGACGCATCCAAAGGGGAAGAGAAGGCGCTTTTTGCCGCGCTGGAATCCAGGGCGGGCAGCGAGACGCAGGAAATTGCGCAGAAAGTCCGCCGGGTGATTGAAGACGTCCGCGCCCAGGGCGACGCGGCGCTTTTGCGCTATTGCCAGCAGTTCGACGGCGTCTCCCTCTCCTCTCTCTGCCTTTCCGAGCAGGAGATCGAAAACTGCCTTGCGGCAGTAGACCCGGCGCTTTTTGCCACCATGCAAAAAGCCGCGGCCAATATCCGCGCTTATCACGAAAAACAGCTGTGCACAGGCTACGAGGTGCGGGAAAACGGCCGGATGCTGGGCCGCATCGTGCGCCCGCTGGAGCGGGTGGGCGTCTATGTTCCGGGCGGGACGGCGGCCTATCCCTCCACCGTGCTCATGAACTGCATTCCCGCGGCAGTTGCGGGCGTGGGCGAGATTGTGCTGGTAACGCCGCCCAAGGCCGAGGGCATAAGCCCGGCGGTGGTCGCCGCGGCCAAAATCGCGGGCGTAAGCCGGATTTTCACAGTCGGCGGCGCCCAGGCCGTGGCCGCGCTGGCCTATGGAACGCAGTCTATCCCGGCGGTGGATAAGATCGTCGGCCCGGGCAATGTGTTCGTGGCCGAGGCAAAGCGGCAGGTTTACGGCATCGTGGATATCGATATGATCGCCGGACCCAGCGAAGTGCTGGTGCTGGCAGACGAGACGGCCAACCCCGCCTATGCCGCGGCAGACTTGCTCTCCCAGCTGGAGCACGATGCGCTGGCCAGCGCCGTGCTCATCACGACCAGCCGGGCTCTGGCAGAGCAGGTTTCGGCCTGCATCCAGGAGCAGATGGCCGCGCTCTCCCGCCGGGAGATCATCGCGCAGTCTCTAAAAAACTACTCCGGGGCCGTCATCGTGCCCAGCATGGAGGATGGCTTTGCCATCGCCAATACCATCGCCCCCGAGCATCTGGAGATTTTAACCAAAGACCCTTACGCGGATCTGGCAAACGTCAAAAACGCGGGCAGTATCTTCCTCGGGCAATATGCCCCCGAGCCGCTGGGCGATTACTTCGCGGGCACCAACCACGTTTTGCCCACCAACGGCACGGCGCGGTTCTCTTCCCCGCTCTCCGTAGACGCATTTTTGAAGAAAATGAGCTATCTTTGCTATGAAAAACAGGCGCTTTTGGAGGATGCCGAGGATATCATGCGCTTTGCCCAGGTGGAAGGGCTGACGGCCCACGCCGCCTCTGTGCGCATCCGCAAAGAACAGGAACAGTAG
- the hisG gene encoding ATP phosphoribosyltransferase: MIKLALTKGRIEKKALDLLEACGYDVSPVRDKGRRLVFCCGNLEIILAKAPDVITYVQSGVCDAGIVGRDTIMEQGGSFYELLDLGFGKCRFALAGIAGKNFYEGYSHKAIATKYPNVSRRFLASKNVDCEIIKIEGSVELAPILGLADAIIDIVETGDTLRENGLCVYEDVAELSARLIVNSAAMKLKNEEISAFAAKMAAVL, translated from the coding sequence ATGATTAAGCTGGCACTCACCAAAGGAAGAATTGAAAAAAAGGCTCTGGATCTGCTGGAAGCCTGCGGATACGACGTCTCCCCCGTCCGGGACAAGGGGCGCCGGCTGGTTTTCTGCTGCGGCAACCTGGAGATCATTCTGGCAAAGGCGCCGGACGTCATCACCTATGTGCAGAGCGGCGTCTGCGATGCGGGCATCGTGGGCCGGGATACCATCATGGAGCAGGGAGGCAGCTTCTACGAGCTGCTGGATCTGGGCTTTGGCAAATGCCGCTTTGCTCTGGCGGGCATCGCCGGGAAAAACTTCTACGAAGGCTATAGCCATAAGGCCATCGCCACCAAGTATCCCAATGTCTCCCGCCGATTCCTGGCCAGCAAAAATGTGGACTGCGAGATCATCAAAATCGAAGGGTCTGTGGAGCTGGCGCCCATTTTAGGGCTGGCAGACGCCATCATCGATATCGTCGAGACGGGCGACACCCTGCGGGAAAACGGCCTGTGCGTGTATGAAGACGTCGCCGAATTATCTGCAAGGCTCATCGTCAACAGCGCGGCCATGAAGCTGAAGAACGAAGAGATTTCCGCCTTTGCGGCAAAAATGGCGGCAGTGCTCTAG
- the mgtA gene encoding magnesium-translocating P-type ATPase, with amino-acid sequence MSLFRKKVDRVSMQQKRSESEARLRHLAYLPTDDALSSLVTLHSGLTDEQAEERLEEFGENVIASGEQSSFLSRLTEAFINPFNIVLFLVAAITFITDVMLSARPDWATVLVIIGLVLVSSVISFIQSERSSAAAAKLSAMISNKADVLRNGVYTELNMAQIVPGDIVRLSAGDMLPGDVLFLTAKDAFVAQSALTGESNPVEKFNRPKGGSDALTDIANLGFMGSNMVSGSATAVVAATGGQTYFGSMAKALSGDRAKNSFEQGVDSVSKLLLRFMFIMVPVIFLINGFFKNDWGNALLFAVSIAVGLTPEMLPVIMTSTLAKGAVNMAKHETIVKTLSAIQTFGEMDVLCTDKTGTLTEDKIVLEKYMDLNGDDDQRVLRHAFLNSYFQTGLKNLIDVAVIERAKKNGLGGLLEEYRHVDEIPFDFSRRRMSVVLENSSGKRQLITKGAVEEVLAICSYADFGGEIRPLDDAHRALAQQVYAKHNFDGLRMLAVAQKNEIREAGAFDTSDEKDMVLLGFIGFLDPPKQSAAQAITALQEHGVKVVVLTGDSEGVAVKVCGKVGVDTEHRLTGVDVEAMSDKALCKAVRECCLFSKLSPAQKQRVVAAFQANGHTVGYMGDGINDTLAMRQSDVGISVDSAVDIAKETADIILMKKDLMVLEQGVLEGRRTFGNIMKYIKMAASGNFGNMISVVLASILFPFLPLKPVQILAQNLLCDFAQLGIPFDRVDDSYLKAPHKWDTASIQKFMFSMGPLSSLFDLCCYGVLWWAMGANTVQNAALFQCGNFVYGTLSQILVVHMIRTERVPFAQSRPAGLLLATTLLFSALTIGIGFGGFAAYLDMAALPAAFLPWLAVLLAGYCLGAQIIKRFYKRANGHWL; translated from the coding sequence ATGAGTTTATTTCGAAAAAAAGTAGATAGAGTATCCATGCAGCAAAAGAGAAGCGAAAGCGAAGCAAGGCTCCGGCACCTGGCATATCTGCCCACGGACGACGCGCTCTCTTCTCTCGTTACCCTGCATTCCGGCCTGACGGACGAGCAGGCCGAGGAGCGATTGGAGGAATTCGGCGAGAACGTCATCGCATCCGGCGAGCAGAGTAGCTTTCTCTCCCGGCTGACAGAGGCGTTTATCAACCCCTTCAACATCGTTCTATTTCTCGTTGCCGCGATTACGTTTATCACGGACGTCATGCTCTCGGCCCGGCCGGACTGGGCGACGGTGCTTGTCATCATCGGGCTGGTTTTGGTTTCCAGCGTCATCTCGTTCATCCAGAGCGAGCGCAGCTCTGCGGCCGCCGCCAAGCTCTCGGCCATGATTTCCAACAAGGCGGATGTGCTGCGCAACGGCGTCTATACCGAGCTTAATATGGCGCAAATCGTCCCGGGGGATATCGTGCGGCTCTCGGCCGGGGATATGCTGCCCGGCGATGTGCTGTTCCTCACGGCCAAGGATGCCTTCGTGGCCCAGTCGGCGCTGACGGGGGAATCCAACCCGGTGGAGAAATTCAATAGGCCCAAGGGCGGCTCGGACGCGCTGACGGATATCGCAAACCTGGGCTTCATGGGCAGCAACATGGTCAGCGGCAGCGCCACGGCGGTAGTCGCGGCCACGGGCGGCCAGACGTATTTCGGCTCCATGGCCAAGGCGCTCTCGGGCGACCGGGCCAAGAACAGCTTCGAGCAGGGCGTGGATTCTGTGAGCAAGTTATTGCTGCGCTTCATGTTCATCATGGTGCCCGTGATTTTCCTCATCAACGGCTTTTTCAAAAACGACTGGGGCAACGCCCTGCTCTTTGCCGTGAGCATCGCAGTCGGGCTGACGCCCGAGATGCTGCCCGTCATCATGACGTCTACGCTGGCCAAGGGCGCCGTCAATATGGCAAAGCACGAGACCATCGTCAAGACGCTTTCCGCCATTCAGACGTTCGGCGAGATGGACGTGCTCTGCACGGACAAGACGGGCACGCTGACCGAGGACAAGATCGTCCTGGAAAAATACATGGATTTGAACGGCGACGACGACCAGCGCGTGCTGCGCCACGCCTTTTTGAACAGCTACTTCCAGACGGGGCTGAAAAACCTCATCGATGTGGCCGTCATCGAGCGGGCCAAGAAAAACGGGCTGGGCGGCCTGCTGGAGGAATACCGGCATGTGGACGAGATTCCTTTCGATTTCTCCCGCCGCCGCATGAGCGTGGTTCTGGAAAATTCTTCCGGCAAGCGCCAGCTCATCACCAAAGGGGCCGTGGAGGAAGTGCTGGCCATCTGCTCGTATGCGGATTTTGGCGGGGAGATCCGTCCGCTGGACGATGCGCACCGCGCCCTGGCCCAGCAGGTTTATGCGAAGCACAACTTCGATGGCCTTCGTATGCTGGCCGTGGCTCAGAAAAACGAGATCCGCGAGGCAGGCGCATTTGATACCAGCGATGAAAAGGATATGGTTCTGCTGGGCTTCATCGGCTTTTTAGACCCGCCCAAGCAGAGCGCCGCCCAGGCCATCACCGCGCTCCAGGAGCACGGCGTCAAAGTCGTGGTCTTAACGGGCGACAGCGAGGGCGTGGCCGTGAAGGTTTGCGGCAAAGTCGGCGTGGATACGGAGCACCGCCTGACGGGGGTGGACGTGGAGGCCATGAGCGACAAGGCCCTTTGCAAAGCCGTGCGGGAATGCTGCCTGTTCTCCAAGCTCTCCCCGGCGCAGAAACAGCGGGTCGTGGCCGCGTTTCAGGCCAATGGGCACACCGTGGGCTACATGGGCGACGGCATCAACGACACCCTGGCCATGCGCCAGAGCGACGTCGGCATCTCGGTGGACAGCGCCGTGGATATCGCCAAAGAGACGGCAGATATCATCCTGATGAAAAAGGATCTGATGGTTTTGGAGCAAGGCGTGCTGGAAGGGCGCAGAACCTTTGGCAACATCATGAAATACATCAAGATGGCGGCCAGCGGCAATTTTGGCAACATGATCTCCGTGGTACTGGCCAGCATCCTGTTCCCCTTCCTGCCCTTAAAGCCCGTGCAGATTCTGGCCCAAAACCTGCTCTGCGACTTCGCCCAGCTGGGCATCCCCTTTGACCGGGTGGACGATTCCTATCTCAAAGCGCCGCATAAGTGGGATACGGCCAGCATCCAGAAATTCATGTTTTCCATGGGGCCGCTCTCCTCGCTCTTCGACCTCTGCTGCTACGGCGTGCTCTGGTGGGCCATGGGCGCGAATACCGTGCAGAACGCCGCGCTGTTCCAATGCGGCAACTTCGTCTACGGGACGCTCTCGCAGATTCTCGTGGTGCACATGATCCGCACAGAGAGGGTTCCCTTTGCCCAGAGCAGGCCGGCCGGCCTTCTGCTGGCCACTACCCTGCTCTTCTCCGCGCTGACCATCGGCATCGGCTTTGGCGGCTTTGCGGCCTATCTGGATATGGCGGCTCTGCCCGCCGCCTTCCTGCCCTGGCTGGCCGTTCTGCTGGCGGGATACTGCCTGGGCGCGCAGATCATCAAGCGCTTTTATAAGCGGGCCAATGGGCATTGGCTCTAA
- a CDS encoding hemolysin family protein: MPDPLSPDPIWPQLILQFVLILVNAFFAATELAVVSLNENRLRRDAEAGDKKSKRLLRIVEQPTQFLSTIQIAITLAGFLGSAFAADSFAGPITRWLVDDLQVTGISEKTLNTLAVIVITIILSYFTLVLGELVPKRIAMKKPEGVARFACGVVTFFAAFLRPITWLLTVSTNGLLRLFGIDPNAEEEEVSEDEIRMMVDIGEEKGAIEAGEKEMIENIFEFNNQSAEDIMIHRTDMEVIWLDDSPEQILARIEETGLSRFPVCEEDADDVKGILNTRDYLINAQKEQPLPLAELLRPAYFVPETVQTDILFRNMQNTKTHMAIVVDEYGGTSGLVTMEDLLEQIVGNIYDEFDPMDETEILPLGENRWRIAGSADIESIAEALGMDLPEDDEYDTLGGMILDSLSAVPEDGSTPALDIAGLHIEVQEIKDRRIEWAVVSKIEQSDSAKEEK, from the coding sequence TTGCCAGATCCTTTGTCGCCTGACCCTATATGGCCTCAACTTATTCTGCAATTTGTTCTCATTCTAGTCAACGCGTTCTTTGCCGCCACCGAGCTGGCCGTGGTTTCGCTCAACGAAAACCGCCTGCGCCGGGATGCGGAGGCAGGGGATAAGAAAAGCAAGCGGCTCCTTCGCATTGTCGAGCAGCCCACGCAGTTTTTATCCACCATCCAGATCGCGATTACGCTGGCCGGCTTTTTGGGCTCCGCATTTGCTGCGGATAGTTTTGCCGGGCCCATCACCAGATGGCTTGTGGACGATTTGCAAGTGACAGGGATTTCCGAAAAAACGCTCAATACTTTGGCGGTCATCGTGATCACCATTATCCTGTCTTATTTCACGCTCGTGCTGGGTGAGCTTGTTCCAAAGCGCATCGCCATGAAAAAGCCCGAGGGCGTCGCACGGTTTGCCTGCGGCGTTGTCACCTTTTTCGCGGCCTTCCTGCGCCCCATCACCTGGCTGCTCACAGTCTCGACCAACGGCCTGCTTCGCCTCTTCGGCATCGACCCGAACGCGGAGGAGGAAGAAGTCTCGGAAGACGAGATCCGCATGATGGTGGATATCGGCGAAGAGAAAGGCGCCATCGAGGCCGGTGAGAAAGAGATGATCGAAAATATTTTCGAGTTCAACAACCAGTCTGCCGAGGATATCATGATCCACCGCACGGATATGGAAGTCATCTGGCTGGACGACAGCCCCGAGCAGATTCTGGCGCGCATCGAGGAAACCGGCCTTTCGCGTTTCCCGGTCTGCGAGGAAGATGCAGATGACGTGAAGGGGATTCTCAATACCCGGGATTATCTGATCAACGCGCAGAAGGAGCAGCCGCTGCCCCTGGCAGAGCTGCTGCGCCCGGCCTACTTCGTGCCCGAGACGGTGCAGACGGATATCTTGTTCCGCAATATGCAGAACACCAAAACGCACATGGCCATCGTCGTGGATGAATACGGCGGCACCAGCGGCCTGGTTACCATGGAGGACCTGCTGGAGCAGATCGTCGGCAATATTTACGACGAGTTCGACCCGATGGACGAGACGGAAATTCTCCCGCTGGGGGAAAACCGCTGGCGCATCGCCGGCAGCGCGGATATCGAGAGCATCGCCGAAGCGCTCGGCATGGATCTCCCGGAGGACGATGAATACGACACCCTGGGCGGCATGATTTTGGATTCTCTCAGCGCCGTTCCGGAGGATGGCAGCACGCCTGCGCTGGATATTGCGGGCCTGCATATCGAGGTGCAGGAGATCAAAGATCGCCGCATCGAGTGGGCGGTCGTCTCCAAAATCGAGCAGAGTGACTCGGCCAAAGAAGAAAAATAG
- a CDS encoding aminotransferase class I/II-fold pyridoxal phosphate-dependent enzyme — MNLLPEKLRSMTPYAPSAGSYAIRLDANESPFDLSLLTKEAFLHELVITPLNRYPDASAAGLCAAFGARYGIESCFIMAGNGSDELISLLLSSFLAKGDTLLLASPDFSMYRFYAELSEINLASCQRGAEFGGAELEAALEQSGAKAVIFSNPCNPTGSGISRANLLPLIQKREDVLFLVDEAYMDFWDQTLLGDAPALSNLIVLRTLSKAWGAAGLRLGFAVSNPALISALNTARSPYNVSTPAQIMGRILLEQGENHGVFLMGQARRLERRLKQLLPGACVFPTHTNFVYLETENAAQIYEYLKEQGIIIRLFGQNALRITASFEEELGALYAALEKMTEEQK, encoded by the coding sequence ATGAATTTACTTCCCGAAAAACTGCGCAGTATGACGCCCTATGCCCCAAGCGCAGGCAGCTATGCCATCCGGCTGGATGCCAACGAGAGCCCCTTCGATTTGTCCCTGCTGACCAAAGAGGCGTTCCTGCACGAGCTGGTCATCACCCCGCTCAACCGCTATCCCGATGCCAGCGCCGCCGGCCTCTGCGCGGCCTTCGGGGCGCGCTACGGCATCGAATCCTGCTTTATCATGGCCGGGAACGGATCGGACGAGCTCATCAGCCTGCTGCTCTCCTCCTTCCTTGCCAAGGGGGATACACTGCTGCTGGCTTCGCCGGATTTTTCCATGTACCGCTTTTATGCCGAGCTTTCGGAAATCAACCTGGCTTCCTGCCAGCGGGGCGCGGAGTTTGGCGGGGCAGAGCTGGAAGCGGCCCTGGAGCAGAGCGGCGCAAAGGCCGTCATCTTCTCCAACCCCTGCAACCCAACCGGCTCCGGCATTTCCCGGGCGAATCTCCTGCCCCTCATCCAAAAGCGGGAAGATGTGCTCTTCCTGGTGGATGAAGCGTATATGGATTTTTGGGATCAAACCCTGCTGGGCGATGCGCCGGCGCTTTCCAACCTCATCGTCTTGCGCACGCTCTCCAAGGCTTGGGGCGCGGCCGGCCTGCGGCTGGGCTTCGCGGTTTCAAACCCCGCCCTCATCTCGGCGCTCAATACCGCCCGAAGCCCGTATAACGTGAGCACGCCCGCGCAGATCATGGGCCGCATCCTGCTGGAGCAGGGGGAAAACCACGGCGTATTCCTCATGGGGCAGGCGCGCAGGCTGGAGCGCCGGCTCAAGCAGCTGCTGCCCGGGGCGTGCGTCTTCCCGACGCATACCAACTTCGTCTATCTGGAGACGGAAAACGCCGCGCAGATCTATGAATATTTAAAGGAACAGGGCATCATCATCCGGCTGTTCGGCCAGAATGCCCTGCGCATTACCGCCTCCTTCGAGGAGGAGCTTGGCGCGCTGTATGCGGCGCTGGAAAAAATGACGGAGGAACAAAAATGA
- the hisB gene encoding imidazoleglycerol-phosphate dehydratase HisB: protein MRSASCSRKTKETDITLSLELLEAGQPGTFTGSSGIGFFDHMLTALCVHGNMNMNLSLAGDYEVDCHHSIEDLGIVFGTAFRQALGDAPLARYGQSYVPMDECLCRSVIDISGRPYLVFRADFKNQSIGALDVCMVEEFFYAFTYSSKTTLHLEVLYGANDHHKVEGLFKAFARSISQAMQPSAALLSTKGVL, encoded by the coding sequence ATGAGAAGCGCATCTTGTTCGAGGAAAACCAAAGAGACGGATATCACGCTGAGCCTGGAGCTGCTGGAGGCCGGCCAGCCCGGCACGTTTACGGGCAGCAGCGGCATCGGCTTTTTCGACCACATGCTGACGGCGCTGTGCGTGCACGGCAATATGAATATGAACCTCTCTCTTGCCGGGGATTACGAGGTGGACTGCCACCACAGCATCGAGGATTTGGGCATCGTATTTGGCACGGCCTTCCGGCAGGCGCTGGGCGATGCGCCCCTGGCGCGCTACGGGCAGTCGTATGTGCCCATGGATGAATGCCTCTGCCGCTCGGTCATCGATATTTCCGGCCGGCCCTATCTGGTGTTCCGCGCGGATTTTAAGAACCAGAGCATCGGCGCGCTGGACGTCTGCATGGTGGAAGAATTTTTCTACGCCTTTACCTATAGCTCCAAAACCACCCTGCATCTGGAAGTGCTCTATGGAGCTAACGATCACCACAAAGTCGAAGGGCTTTTCAAGGCCTTTGCCCGCAGCATTTCCCAGGCAATGCAGCCCTCTGCGGCGCTGCTCTCCACGAAAGGCGTGCTATGA
- the hisH gene encoding imidazole glycerol phosphate synthase subunit HisH — MIAVIDYGMGNLHSVCNALEHLGVPGKITRDPADLQAADRLILPGVGAFPDAMQALEASGLKQEILRQCRGGKPLLGICLGMQLLFEYSLEYGKTAGLALISGGVVPIDAKGLKIPHIGWNDLSLTQQSPILQGVSSGDYVYFVHSFRAETAPENILAGTQYGEAIPALVKSPALPVYGAQFHPEKSHETGLRILENFCKGENL; from the coding sequence ATGATAGCGGTAATCGATTACGGCATGGGCAACCTGCACAGCGTCTGCAACGCCCTGGAGCATCTGGGCGTGCCCGGCAAAATCACCCGGGATCCGGCGGATTTGCAGGCGGCAGACCGGCTGATTCTCCCAGGCGTGGGCGCGTTTCCCGATGCCATGCAGGCGCTGGAAGCTTCCGGCCTGAAGCAGGAAATTCTGCGGCAGTGCCGCGGGGGCAAGCCGCTGCTGGGCATCTGCCTAGGCATGCAGCTTTTGTTTGAATACAGCCTGGAATACGGAAAAACGGCGGGGCTCGCCCTCATTTCGGGCGGCGTCGTCCCCATCGATGCCAAGGGGCTGAAAATTCCGCATATCGGCTGGAACGATTTGAGCCTAACCCAGCAGAGCCCCATCTTGCAGGGTGTCTCTTCCGGGGATTATGTGTATTTCGTGCACTCCTTCCGGGCGGAGACTGCGCCGGAAAATATCCTGGCCGGCACGCAGTATGGCGAAGCCATTCCGGCGCTGGTCAAAAGCCCGGCTTTGCCCGTCTACGGCGCGCAGTTCCACCCAGAAAAGAGCCACGAGACCGGCCTGCGCATTCTGGAAAACTTCTGCAAAGGAGAAAACCTATGA
- a CDS encoding amino acid ABC transporter ATP-binding protein has product MKKPLLSMQNITKRFGDTAVLKGVSLCVDQGEVVAIIGPSGSGKSTLLRCALMLETIDSGSIEICDQVLAQGSPAVYAEKKTLRALQRKTGLVFQNFNLFPHLSVLENITAAPIRVAGQSREQAEQKARALLQKVGLAERADAYPYQLSGGQKQRVAIARAMALEPEILFFDEPTSALDPELTGEILKVIRELAKEKMTMVIVTHEMAFAKSVADRILFLDGGIVAAEGSPEKVLGKGKSARMMQFLQKFEEI; this is encoded by the coding sequence ATGAAAAAGCCGCTTCTTTCCATGCAAAATATCACCAAGCGCTTTGGGGATACCGCCGTATTAAAGGGCGTCAGCCTCTGCGTCGATCAGGGCGAAGTCGTCGCCATCATCGGCCCTTCCGGCTCGGGCAAATCCACGCTGCTGCGCTGTGCGCTCATGCTGGAGACCATCGATTCAGGCAGCATCGAAATCTGCGATCAGGTGCTGGCTCAGGGCAGCCCTGCCGTCTATGCCGAGAAAAAGACGCTTAGGGCGCTTCAGCGCAAAACCGGCCTGGTTTTTCAGAATTTCAACCTCTTTCCGCACCTTTCCGTGCTGGAAAACATCACGGCTGCCCCCATCCGCGTGGCCGGGCAAAGCAGAGAGCAGGCCGAGCAAAAGGCCCGGGCGCTGCTGCAAAAAGTCGGCCTGGCCGAGAGGGCCGATGCCTACCCCTACCAGCTCTCAGGCGGCCAAAAACAGCGGGTAGCCATTGCCCGGGCAATGGCGCTGGAGCCGGAAATCCTCTTTTTCGACGAGCCTACCTCCGCCCTGGATCCCGAGCTGACGGGCGAGATTTTGAAAGTCATCCGGGAGCTGGCCAAGGAAAAGATGACCATGGTCATCGTTACGCACGAGATGGCATTTGCCAAGAGCGTCGCAGATCGCATCCTTTTTTTGGATGGCGGCATTGTGGCGGCCGAAGGTAGCCCAGAAAAAGTGCTGGGCAAGGGCAAAAGCGCGCGTATGATGCAGTTTTTACAGAAATTCGAGGAAATTTGA
- the hisZ gene encoding ATP phosphoribosyltransferase regulatory subunit, producing the protein MSKIIQKNVPEGTRDLIFEEVLAQRRLEAELMELYARLGFSPVCTPTLEYCDVFDHDRQCIPQEEIFQFTDRSGRLVALRPDNTSPIARVASSKLRDAALPLKICYSQNVYRAGDAYHARRSEILQSGVEILGGDPEAEDLCCLFTALQTMAACSQDYKIEIGYANFFEILLFDEQISQSERADLKNYIAAKNSSGFSFSLNAVAAKAVELAAVLPRLCGGADVLKKARELAEGNQRALAILSYLESVYQAFSDAGYGERIIIDLGIVQNIDYYTGLVFKGYQGGIGEEVLSGGRYDNLLGSFGYPLPACGFALNLSEAAAAKEKPAAPAAFPIDFRAGSQDIRRAGEYLKNIGRDA; encoded by the coding sequence GTGTCTAAAATCATTCAGAAAAACGTCCCCGAAGGAACGCGGGATTTGATCTTTGAAGAGGTCTTGGCTCAGCGCAGGCTGGAAGCCGAGCTGATGGAGCTCTATGCCCGGCTGGGGTTCTCCCCCGTCTGCACGCCCACGCTGGAATACTGCGATGTGTTCGACCACGACCGCCAGTGCATCCCCCAGGAGGAGATTTTCCAGTTTACGGATCGCAGCGGGCGGCTGGTGGCCCTGCGGCCGGATAACACCTCCCCCATCGCCCGGGTGGCCTCTTCCAAGCTGCGGGATGCGGCGCTTCCGCTGAAAATCTGCTATAGCCAGAATGTCTACCGCGCCGGCGATGCGTATCACGCCCGGCGCAGCGAGATTTTGCAGAGCGGCGTGGAGATTCTAGGCGGCGACCCGGAGGCGGAAGACCTCTGCTGCCTGTTTACCGCCCTGCAAACCATGGCCGCTTGCAGCCAGGATTACAAAATCGAGATCGGCTATGCCAATTTCTTTGAGATTCTGCTCTTCGACGAGCAGATCAGCCAATCCGAGCGGGCGGATCTGAAAAACTATATCGCGGCCAAAAACAGCAGCGGCTTTTCCTTCTCGCTCAACGCCGTGGCGGCCAAGGCCGTGGAGCTGGCGGCAGTTCTGCCCAGGCTCTGCGGGGGAGCGGATGTGCTGAAAAAAGCCCGGGAGCTGGCAGAGGGCAACCAGCGGGCGCTGGCTATCCTCTCGTATCTGGAATCCGTCTATCAGGCGTTTTCGGACGCGGGATACGGCGAGCGCATCATCATCGATCTGGGCATCGTCCAGAATATCGACTACTACACCGGCCTGGTCTTTAAGGGCTATCAGGGCGGCATCGGCGAGGAAGTGCTATCGGGCGGGCGCTACGACAACCTGCTGGGCAGCTTCGGCTATCCCCTGCCTGCCTGCGGCTTTGCGCTCAACCTCTCGGAGGCTGCCGCGGCCAAGGAAAAGCCCGCCGCCCCGGCCGCTTTCCCCATCGATTTTAGGGCGGGCAGCCAGGATATCCGCCGGGCCGGAGAATATCTCAAAAACATCGGGAGGGACGCATGA